In the Danaus plexippus chromosome 4, MEX_DaPlex, whole genome shotgun sequence genome, one interval contains:
- the LOC116768801 gene encoding protein bark beetle isoform X1: MGVQKRHSQFSDTKYKWRTVFLVLCIVNCDGQEIRKDEMDPYMLNKSSGLTELSGGVVTSGRIVWRADSSPYLLRDDLLIEREGELVIEPSVEVKFAPMIGITVRGKLTAVGEHGRGITFTSTEEPQNKDNSLPAIRLVDGPSILAGRLQLLHRGQWRSVCTNSRNWTINDMETACRQLGFMGGTFYNWMDRQPGRRARLLLEEPKCKGTEYDLFQCDWNSRQLGSGVCDYHPDLGIQCQPHHDDNELKNSGVHWRGLRFENAVYERILTAENTLYVPTSMSRLVHITIRNAGLGRDNNATSALDIIGVPPVMEDIAVANSAFNAINVTSPNAPIHIHNCTIQHNRGYGVYVNSTYGMTKIENCHISDNGGDGIKYVVHELNIDERFDRSEVFDLCTLASTPSQTFPIQMSIEQSRYSNMERDCNQKFYTRPDHVLTLSFLKMLTNRNETGEIFVYDGLTASDKLLLRFSIRNHTRPQSVTSTRNRMYVRFRADTRTDIVGFLRLTSGNSKTYDLNVSDTLISDNNGRGVVIENLRSQIHIHRTSISNNNHVAGLQVTSGAGDVNVTESRISFNQGDGVNITVTGGNRNISRSIISSNQGYGVAVWLNNTQETKYVYVNQTTVIEYSEIFKNLDVGILHGNFCGDSWLNITGNWFNSSIESTIDVGTCWKLNNPVKLLNLQIGHNRFYQNRRVPIKIQPALNVLGNIEYNFFEHGDYGAIAILNRIEGKYLEEFEILPARFSIQHNHFYGNSGPFVVNLGLSSYSDLHYILFSRNYLRENKIREPFDLPDGLSSKLTPRSRVAAAIVLTSSNVDVFRNIINNPEAQYEIGSHVEDQSKILNCTYNWLGFGDEEKVNNRLFHRKDRYNLAKIIYMPYLLHSSNPGATQVNYNSLYVPQFNVPGSSVVGGEVEGIEILRQGEYDVDKDINIRPGGKLILQSGVILKFPPSIGIMVAGKLDARGKRPNDITFTLKEEVAMSNDSIYETDTDVEITTPGYQEPIVPIRLLGGRTPYEGRLQVRIDSKWGTICNYKWNIVNAALVCNQLGLALNPDDWYLEPNEIPNAGTAEDIILSNVECTEFDNDITKCKAETIESFENSCTHDNDVGIRCYESSWAGVRFSVIAERADLQYVTIEKAGLLDYSSNLFKPALQIDFARHSLESVKVNNNYHDGLGILYSDLYGADAINTVRNSEFSNNRGSGISFKQLGLKVYSSVIENNNLAGISHNPHITGPQQREIAGWFHLDPGFNMDESNYHPIMVPQYETDISLVNGETRHIVFTKQLSENIVKTYNIKCNPGYVLGLQLLNPIHNFSTESICIYDSQNINEASTRWCLDRDLSSFPTTSNTFGVVLKYESGTSAVGGVVLVVSTIMAPVQNIRNKIIKGPVPTLQIYNSKIKGNTKGVKASYYNRYLNELGDHFLRKANETIKLINCEIAHNKEEAVYINTPFWDIHESNVTEITIMVNNSLITDNGKGIYHFARDLRSSNNIYHYVMQDNTIERNKYRGFDVSLPYVWQYNENFTHSIYMNNNTWRNNQQFGFAIDGHFAEVNITKNIFTENYCKVGLISLSGMEKKMRIDGNVIERNKGQYMIQFYMDSQSEIMGFVYAVFVFNQVKNNRFVSQINRGVLLRNADPTYVIGFKGVQKVKVSRNLFGSNDLQYTLLAGIKTAKINNLLDVTENWWGSADEKEIRKQIFDFDDWNNHAVATYLPYLLTDSFDSSGSVTFSAERDIDLNDLGGRVTSDLTLPARVQPYFINVDITVMPEVTLTISPGVVLEFAPNVGILVLGTLRAIGHSQLPILMKPMSSSSKIETNRIERDVSQYYTSHHKNKRQLEMSTTTESIRLCTGRNCSMIDDNHNTNNEGFLEYYNRTTLQWVPMCDNRFTERNAQVVCRELGFDPINVFFAHDYRVEYHSNSLSRIWSWPEPLQCVGTEDRYEDCPIRLNGQLYGHRHECKWNSQFVFIHCGSRNLNENLEYWGGIRFTNPEFEYSLYEHRIHDHHTHETLKKVESVLQHVQIIGAGILHNEKSPALQSIVKNPVIENVNISKCAHHGINVISPTDTINMMFNSISDTLGEGISAISLSGEGRDSEESSFTPLKDLNLPYHLFSLIDICDSTKVVTVEERVLLYYKYDNNPVNCVKIFKSMYRVKPFGFRLLQFNLFNHTLNYGKRDSVTLYDGDIYNITAPQIAYLENGSPDEKKLFKTEGSSLSVKLFANGASSVHGFIAEIVTLPISAIGLSRDVQHNISNSEIINNRDGAITYQSVGEVNPLVAITRNDITQNCLKLYGNFTTCQAAVTVDVQNTQTLVFRNNLIRNNVGGLLVRADSRGSATSLRGWIHNNLFLANHDRPALQVEGRQSSPYQEVTIYRNYFTRNRALYRDVIVLHQVVSNFSHNYVHHNTGLRILDVSGFHKVRLPIYQTTSHNGFYKNYALDREGRATVAAGTAGQHYVDNVFFNPDNDYEMITVNRSIFVDYNPNIISSLDVWRTRVDAKHNYWSYNESLAVAGRVRDRADDPRLLEVDYRPYYMNNASVLGGGKCPPGWVSLSGTCYMYIGAPMTYHEARAFCLSDNASMPYVNGNYDDLYEFIHSQNQWVRYGDRVWVNHIDYVTQCTSFAYSDIEITDCGQKNAFICEIDPKISIDPLSWRGDALVVSFVCVLGAAVLLVALALVAWYYKSKHRHVQRLERRNSIRQSLHSVRSIGSINGGFPDTTYRRKMVQMSARSTDTLTKGSDYKKMLASTTSMESMEKSQFNSSLEDTQSFDIYEAHNPNNVIQLKHSTFNRKPASPEYSVPQNRPYSLAYKNEGYKENSASGAPSMNTVATEELPIIHHPGGLTSPEDDTLSPTSPSQYFNSDTLPLTGDKSDDPIFMKRELEREGKIYGPYGARDHGGQPKLSFLMELRSKLPEQPQAGAVPATTFGHRRDEPQYYDDRLPSPQPPGYQTDYPTNYDYEPSYPESYQASATSSPDLHPSDLYTRSRSEALLETNFDFEDSQNSQLSEANRAHSQPLETAM; encoded by the exons GGTGAACACGGTAGAGGTATAACGTTCACGAGCACGGAGGAACCACAGAACAAAGACAACAGTTTGCCGGCCATTCGTCTCGTGGACGGACCCTCTATACTAGCCGGAAGACTTCAACTGTTACATAGGGGACAATGGCGATCAGTATGCACCAACTCCAGGAA ttggACCATCAACGACATGGAAACGGCTTGCAGACAATTAGGGTTCATGGGCGGAACGTTTTACAATTGGATGGATCGCCAGCCAGGACGACGAGCGAGGCTCTTACTGGAGGAACCCAAGTGTAAAGGCACCGAATACGATCTGTTTCAATGTGATTGGAACTCACGACAGCTGGGCTCAGGAGTGTGCGACTATCATCCCGACCTCGGAATACAATGTCAGCCGCATCATGACGATAACGAACTGAAGAATTCCGGTGTCCATTGGAGAGGACTGAGATTCGAAAACGCCGTCTACGAAAGAATACTAACAGCTGAGAATACGCTTTACGTGCCCACATCCATGTCCAGGCTGGTTCATATAACAATCAGGAACGCGGGCCTCGGGAGAGACAACAACGCCACGAGTGCTTTGGACATTATAGGTGTCCCGCCCGTGATGGAGGATATCGCCGTTGCCAACTCCGCCTTCAACGCTATAAACGTGACGTCACCGAACGCTCCAATCCATATACACAACTGCACGATACAACACAATAGAGGTTACGGTGTTTATGTTAATTCAACTTATGGCATGACAAAGATAGAGAACTGCCACATCAGCGACAATGGCGGCGACGGGATCAAATACGTCGTGCATGAACTGAATATTGATGAGAGATTCGACCGCAGCGAGGTGTTCGATTTGTGTACGCTCGCCTCCACGCCGAGCCAAACGTTCCCGATACAGATGTCCATAGAGCAGTCCAGATACTCCAATATGGAACGGGACTGCAATCAAAAGTTCTACACGAGACCTGACCACGTCCTTACTCTcagctttttaaaaatgttaacgaACCGTAATGAGACTGGAGAGATTTTCGTTTACGATGGCTTAACTGCTAGCGATAAACTATTACTAAGGTTCAGTATCAGAAATCACACACGACCACAAAGCGTTACGTCAACAAGGAACCGAATGTACGTCAGATTCCGCGCCGATACTAGAACAGATATCGTTGGATTCCTGAGATTAACATCAGGGAACAGTAAAACCTACGACTTGAACGTGTCCGACACCCTTATATCTGATAACAATGGTAGGGGAGtagttattgaaaatttgaGGTCCCAGATTCACATCCATCGGACTTCAATATCGAATAATAATCACGTGGCTGGTCTTCAAGTAACGAGCGGTGCTGGCGATGTAAATGTCACTGAAAGCCGAATATCCTTCAATCAAGGCGACGGCGTGAACATCACAGTTACTGGCGGTAACCGGAATATATCCAGAAGCATAATAAGCTCTAACCAGGGCTACGGCGTCGCTGTGTGGCTCAACAACACGCAAGaaactaaatatgtttatgtgaACCAAACAACAGTGATCGAATACTcggagatatttaaaaatctggATGTCGGCATTTTGCATGGGAATTTTTGTGGTGACAGCTGGCTAAATATAACCGGAAACTGGTTTAACTCGAGCATTGAAAGCACTATAGACGTAGGAACTTGTTGGAAGCTCAATAACCCCGTTAAATTGCTCAATTTACAAATAGGTCACAATAGATTTTACCAAAATCGAAGAGTCCCAATAAAAATTCAGCCCGCCCTGAATGTTCTCGGAAATATTGAATACAACTTCTTCGAACACGGAGATTATGGAGCGATTGCAATACTTAATAGAATAGAAGGGAAATATTTAGAGGAGTTTGAAATATTACCCGCAAGATTTTCAATACAACATAACCACTTCTACGGCAATAGCGGACCTTTTGTAGTCAACCTGGGACTGTCCTCTTACAGTGATCtccattatattttgttttcaagaaACTATTTGCGAGAAAATAAGATAAGAGAACCATTCGATCTACCTGACGGTCTGTCTTCAAAGCTCACGCCACGGAGCAGAGTTGCCGCTGCAATAGTTCTAACGTCTAGTAATGTAGATGTattcagaaatataataaacaatccGGAGGCACAATACGAAATAGGATCACACGTCGAAGATCaaagtaaaatacttaattgtACGTATAACTGGCTCGGGTTTGGAGATGAAGAAAAAGTCAACAATAGACTGTTCCACAGAAAAGATAGATATAATTtagctaaaattatttatatgccCTACCTTTTGCACAGCAGTAATCCTGGTGCTACGCAAGTTAATTACAATTCTCTGTATGTCCCCCAATTCAATGTACCCGGTTCGTCTGTAGTTGGAGGAGAGGTAGAAGGCATTGAGATATTAAGGCAAGGCGAATACGATGTGGACAAAGACATAAACATCCGGCCGGGCGGTAAACTGATATTACAATCaggagttattttaaaatttccccCCTCTATAGGCATTATGGTCGCTGGTAAGTTAGACGCAAGAGGCAAACGACCAAACGATATAACCTTCACCTTGAAAGAAGAAGTCGCTATGTCGAACGATAGTATTTACGAGACTGATACAGATGTAGAAATAACTACGCCAGGTTATCAAGAGCCAATAGTACCTATTAGACTACTTGGTGGCAGAACGCCTTATGAAGGAAGATTGCAAGTTAGAATAGACAGTAAATGGGGCACGATTTGTAACTACAAATGGAATATTGTGAACGCTGCATTAGTGTGTAATCAGCTTGGTCTCGCTTTAAACCCTGACGATTGGTATTTAGAACCAAACGAAATACCAAACGCGGGCACAGCTGaggatattatattatcgaaTGTAGAATGTACAGAATTTGACAATGATATAACGAAGTGTAAGGCTGAGACTATTGAAAGTTTCGAAAATTCTTGCACGCATGATAACGATGTCGGTATAAGATGTTATGAATCGAGTTGGGCTGGGGTCAGATTTAGTGTTATTGCCGAAAGAGCGGATTTACAATACGTCACAATAGAAAAGGCGGGTCTTCTTGATTATTcgtctaatttatttaaacccgCTTTACAAATCGATTTTGCTCGACACAGCCTCGAGAGCgtcaaagttaataataactatCACGATGGCTTAGGTATTTTGTACTCCGATCTATACGGTGCTGATGCGATAAACACCGTTCGTAATTCTGAATTCAGCAATAATAGAGGCAGTGGAATTAGTTTCAAGCAATTGGGTTTAAAAGTTTACAGTTCagttatagaaaataacaatttggCTGGAATCTCCCATAATCCTCACATAACAGGACCACAACAGAGAGAAATAGCTGGGTGGTTTCATTTAGATCCTGGCTTTAATATGGATGAATCAAACTATCATCCTATTATGGTGCCTCAGTACGAAACTGACATTTCTTTGGTCAATGGAGAAACTAGACACATTGTTTTTACCAAACAATtatcagaaaatattgtaaaaacctataacattaaatgtaatCCGGGGTACGTCCTTGGCCTGCAGCTTTTAAATCCCATACACAACTTCTCAACTGAGAGCATCTGTATATACGACTCGCAAAACATTAACGAAGCCAGTACTCGATGGTGCCTCGATCGTGATTTGTCGTCATTCCCAACAACAAGTAATACATTTGGAGTTGTGTTAAAATATGAGAGCGGTACGAGTGCTGTAGGAGGCGTTGTTCTTGTTGTAAGTACTATTATGGCGCCCGTgcaaaatataagaaacaaaataatcaaagGGCCAGTACCAACCCTTCAAATTTACAACTCTAAAATTAAGGGAAACACAAAGGGTGTTAAAGCTTCATATTATAACAGATATTTGAACGAACTTGGTGACCATTTCTTGAGGAAAGCtaatgaaactattaaattgattaattgTGAAATCGCCCATAACAAGGAGGAGGCTGTATATATCAATACACCTTTTTGGGACATACATGAGAGTAATGTCACAGAAATTACAATTATGGTTAATAACAGTTTGATAACGGATAACGGTAAAGGAATATATCATTTCGCGAGAGATCTTAGGAGctccaataatatatatcactatGTCATGCAAGATAATACaatagaaagaaataaatatagaggATTTGACGTCTCCCTGCCTTATGTATGGCAATACAATGAGAACTTTACACACTCCATCTATATGAACAACAACACTTGGCGTAATAATCAACAATTCGGTTTTGCTATTGATGGACATTTCGCTGAAGTTAATATCACGAAAAATATCTTCACTGAAAATTATTGCAAAGTTGGTCTAATATCGCTGAGCGGAATGGAGAAAAAGATGAGAATTGATGGTAACGTAATAGAAAGAAACAAGGGCCAGTACATGATACAGTTTTATATGGACAGTCAAAGTGAGATCATGGGCTTCGTTTACGCAGTGTTTGTATTTAATCAAGTAAAAAACAATAGGTTCGTTTCGCAAATTAATCGTGGTGTTCTCTTAAGGAACGCGGATCCCACCTACGTCATAGGATTTAAAGGAGTTCAGAAAGTAAAAGTTAGCAGAAATCTTTTCGGTAGCAATGACTTACAATATACGTTGCTTGCGGGTATAAAAACAgcgaaaattaataatttacttgatGTTACCGAGAATTGGTGGGGCAGTGCTGATGAAAAGGAAAtcagaaaacaaatatttgatttcgACGATTGGAACAATCACGCGGTAGCTACATACTTGCCTTATTTGCTCACAGATAGCTTCGATTCAAGTGGTTCGGTTACATTCAGTGCTGAAAGGGATATTGATCTAAATGATCTCGGGGGAAGAGTGACTTCAGATCTTACGTTACCTGCTCGCGTACAACCGTACTTTATAAATGTAGATATAACAGTTATGCCTGAAGTTACACTTACAATAAGTCCAGGCGTGGTGTTAGAATTCGCCCCTAATGTTGGAATTTTAGTATTGGGAACACTTCGAGCCATCGGCCATAGTCAATTACCGATCCTTATGAAGCCGATGTCGTCCTCGTCTAAAATAGAAACGAATAGAATTGAAAGAGACGTGAGCCAATATTATACAAGCCACCATAAAAATAAGAGACAATTGGAAATGTCAACTACCACAGAATCAATTAGACTGTGCACCGGACGTAATTGTTCCATGATTGATGACAATCATAACACAAACAACGAGGGATTCttagaatattataacagGACAACATTACAGTGGGTTCCGATGTGTGATAACAGATTCACGGAGAGAAACGCCCAAGTGGTTTGCCGAGAACTGGGCTTCGATCCAATAAACGTATTCTTCGCTCACGACTATCGAGTAGAGTATCACAGTAATTCCCTTTCACGAATATGGTCATGGCCGGAACCGTTACAATGTGTGGGGACGGAAGATCGCTACGAAGATTGTCCCATTCGTCTCAACGGCCAATTGTATGGCCACAGACATGAATGCAAATGGAACTCGCAATTCGTTTTCATTCATTGCGGCTccagaaatttaaatgaaaacctaGAATATTGGGGTGGCATAAGATTTACCAATCCAGAATTCGAATATTCACTATACGAACATAGGATACATGATCATCACACTCACGAGACATTGAAGAAGGTCGAAAGCGTTTTGCAACACGTTCAAATCATTGGAGCGGGGATATTACATAACGAAAAATCACCGGCACTACAGAGCATTGTTAAAAATCCAGTCATTGAAAACGTTAATATAAGCAAATGTGCGCATCATGGGATTAATGTAATATCGCCAACtgatacaatcaatatgatgTTTAATTCTATCAGCGACACCTTAGGAGAAGGGATCAGCGCTATATCATTGAGTGGTGAAGGTCGAGACTCGGAGGAATCTAGTTTCACGCCTTTGAAAGATTTAAATCTACCCTACCACCTGTTTTCTCTTATAGATATATGTGACAGTACGAAGGTGGTCACCGTCGAAGAGAGAGTGCTCTTGtactataaatatgataataatccAGTAAATTGTGTGAAGATTTTCAAAAGCATGTATCGAGTAAAACCGTTTGGATTCAGACTGCTccaatttaacttatttaaccACACCCTCAATTACGGGAAACGAGATTCCGTGACACTTTACGATGGAGACATATACAACATAACGGCTCCCCAAATAGCATATCTGGAGAATGGGTCACCAGatgaaaaaaaactgttcAAGACGGAAGGTTCCAGCTTGAGTGTTAAGTTGTTTGCTAACGGCGCTTCGTCTGTCCATGGATTTATTGCAGAAATCGTAACTCTGCCTATTTCGGCTATTGGATTAA GTCGCGACGTCCAACATAACATATCGAACAGTGAAATCATTAACAATCGTGATGGGGCTATTACTTACCAATCTGTGGGAGAAGTCAATCCTCTAGTGGCTATAACCAGGAATGACATTACCCAAAATTGTCTCAAGCTTTACGGAAACTTCACAACGTGTCAGGCCGCCGTGACGGTTGATGTTCAGAATACGCAGACTTTAGTATTTAGG AATAATCTAATTCGGAACAATGTCGGCGGCCTCCTGGTGAGAGCTGATTCCCGGGGTTCAGCGACCTCCCTGCGCGGGtggatacataataatttatttttggctAACCACGACAGACCAGCGCTACAGGTTGaag GTCGCCAGTCATCCCCGTACCAGGAGGTGACGATCTACCGCAACTACTTCACCCGCAACCGGGCCTTGTACCGAGACGTCATCGTTCTTCATCAGGTCGTCTCCAACTTCAGCCACAACTACGTCCACCACAACACCGGCCTCAGGATTCTCGACGTGTCCGGCTTCCACAAAGTCCGCCTGCCCATATACCAGACCACGTCACACAACGGATTCTACAA GAACTACGCGCTGGACCGCGAGGGCCGCGCCACCGTGGCGGCGGGGACCGCTGGCCAGCACTACGTCGACAACGTGTTCTTCAACCCCGACAACGACTACGAGATGATCACCGTCAACAGATCCAT CTTTGTTGACTATAACCCGAATATCATAAG TTCTCTGGATGTATGGCGTACTCGAGTGGACGCTAAGCACAACTATTGGAGTTACAACGAGAGTCTGGCGGTGGCGGGGCGGGTGAGGGACCGCGCTGACGACCCCAGGCTGCTGGAGGTGGACTACAG ACCTTACTACATGAACAACGCGTCCGTCCTGGGCGGAGGGAAGTGTCCTCCGGGTTGGGTCTCGTTGTCCGGGACCTGTTACATGTACATCGGCGCGCCCATGACATACCACGAGGCGCGGGCCTTCTGTCTG TCCGACAACGCGTCCATGCCGTACGTGAACGGTAACTACGACGACCTGTACGAGTTCATCCACAGTCAGAACCAGTGGGTGCGGTACGGCGACCGAGTGTGGGTCAACCACATCGACTACGTCACGCAGTGCACCTCCTTCGCCTACTCGGACATTGAGATCACTGACTGTGGCCAAAAGAATGCGTTCATATGCGAAATTG ACCCTAAAATCTCAATCGATCCTCTGTCATGGCGCGGGGACGCCCTGGTAGTGTCTTTCGTGTGTGTGTTGGGAGCGGCGGTACTGCTCGTGGCACTCGCCCTCGTAGCTTGGTACTACAAATCCAAACATCG ACACGTTCAGCGACTCGAGAGACGGAACTCGATCCGACAGTCCCTGCACTCAGTGCGGTCTATCGGCAGCATTAACGGAGGCTTCCCTGACACGACCTACAGGAGGAAAATGGTCCAAATG AGCGCTCGCTCCACGGACACACTGACGAAAGGCTCGGATTACAAGAAGATGCTCGCCTCGACCACGTCCATGGAGTCCATGGAGAAGAGTCAGTTCAACTCGTCGCTGGAGGACACGCAGAGCTTCGACATATACGAAGCGCACAACCCCAACAACGTCATACAGCTGAAACACAGCACCTTCAACAGGAAGCCCGCTTCACCCGAGTACAGTGTGCCGCAGAACAGGCCCTACAGCCTGGCCTACAAGAACGAAGGGTACAAGGAGAACTCCGCCAGCGGAGCGCCATCCATGAACACCGTGGCCACTGAGGAGCTGCCGATAATACACCACCCGGGAGGACTCACTTCACCCGAGGATGACACTCTGTCGCCCACCAGCCCCTCGCAGTACTTCAACTCGGATACATTACCCTTGACGGGTGACAAGTCCGACGACCCTATATTCATGAAGAGGGAACTTGAAAGGGAAGGGAAGATCTACGGTCCGTATGGGGCTCGGGACCATGGAGGTCAACcgaaattatcatttttgatGGAATTGAGATCCAAGCTGCCAGAACAACCTCAAGCTGGAGCTGTACCCGCTACGACCTTTGGACATAGACGAG ATGAGCCTCAATATTATGATGATAGACTGCCCAGCCCGCAACCACCCGGCTATCAAACAGATTATCCAACTAACTATGACTATGAACCGAGTTATCCAGAAAGCTATCAAGCCAGTGCCACTTCATCACC